A segment of the Polyodon spathula isolate WHYD16114869_AA chromosome 1, ASM1765450v1, whole genome shotgun sequence genome:
gctaagcgcacaactagaaaagtgcagctgaaaaaaataggaggtcgtccgcagttcagctgaattcgtgctgttaggaaactcacaggacagagacattacaatctcacacataaataaaaaacaaatagattatccatgaagagaaactctatattgggaaaaacataagatggaagttccctataatatctgttaagcacatgcCTGTaaggagagaaggaaaactaatttgaagaatagaatggcatgagggaatatattattagacattaatacatataatcaatataatcataactaatagtgttgtatatatttcagacaacactcatatattcaaaataatattattttctttgtttcacctagctttttagatagaggaggggtcgagaaatgagagggtcagatcatgattggatgtgtagaccaggtgttatatttttattaattgttggcacaaggctctaaatttttaggctgttgtgtgccaaacagataagaattggacttgataaagattctccatgtattcctatggaggcaaatcctataaaaactcacacttttcgcaaaagcataccacattcaagacctttgcttgacagggtgaagtggtccatcacttgcagatctccaccagactgattcctttgttcacgctacttttccttataataggaggtaagcatattactaacattattatatcttacatgtattggttgcattgctataaggttttgaaactatgttttggttttaagagtgttatattgaatgaaactgaaatatagaagtgggtggttgtagactgcatgtgttggaatttggaggtctgatcaacctacctttttccaaatattaaaagcattttaataaaccgaaggagcattgctctgattcgtaaaacttaaaatgaatgagtcttgagtgtctttctttccgattaaataaaggttatatggacttacttacagctcgtccagtgctcgaacataaaccactaggagtttataacatctctgtcctcctaacgtctcccctgagttaagagtgtgtgcagagtaaacagaaaataaataagaccgaataaaaagagtacgtgaaaatctgtgAAACACAGCAGACGtgacagcagcaatatcctttttgtagcgaagtgaccagaactgaaaacaatattcaagatgaggtcttactaaagcattgtaaatgtttaacatgacttcccttgatttaaattcaacatatACAATGtccctatatatccaagcatcttgttggccttttttctctttcccacattgtctagatgaagacatttctgagtcaacataaaccctAGATCTTTTTCACTCCTCCAGTTTCAGTTGTACAGATTGTCACCCATCATTTTAGATAACAGCACAACATTAtattgcaaaattgttcaagtgaaaatgaaaacaaatagtaAGTTCCCCCGTCACACACAACAGCAGCCTTGGAACAGTTTCATACAAAACGTGTCACCCCTTGAGGTACTGCGTCATCCGTGTCTCATTTTACAGAGTTTCATACAAGATTATTGTACTGTGTGTAATGAAATAaggttaaaattaataatttaggaAGGAGGACCAGTTACAAACCTTAGAATCACAATTCCATATGAAAGAATGGTAGAAATTAATGGGTCAGCGTGCtaaatgagttttttttatttttattggtcaataacaacaaaaagttatttaacaTGCATGTAATAATGCATCAAATAAGCAGCAAaagaacacacaaacactgataTATCTAACAAGttatataaatacaacaaaccAGTTTGTATAATAAGGAATAGCATTGCTCCTGCTATCCGGTTAATGTCAGAAAACCTCATTGAAGTGtgactttcttttgtgtttattcaTTGCCATATGTATGGTGCAAGTATTGTCATCCCAAGTGTTTAGACAAACATATTCTTTTCACCGTTTGGCATATTTATTAGGGAATGTTTACTACACTTCTGATTAAAACTCTTCAAAAATACAAGGCAATATCCCCCACCAAAACCTAACATGAATTCCCAATTGTGGGTCTCcatattaatatattaaccataaattgtatttattttcttcccttgttcatgattttttttgttaatctgcACAATTGCATGCAGTATCTTATAGAAGGAAAGCACAACCCAATCATGATAAAACAAAACCTAGACTTCTCTTTATAAGGAAGTTGCATTGAGCTAATCTCCAGCATTAGGAGTCAAAGTGGTCAGTGGTAACTACTTCTTCTTTTTCTTGCCCTTCTTGCCACCTTCTCCCTGCTGTGCATTCTGGTCTCCTCCCCCTGTCTTTTGGGTCCTAGTCTTCAGTTTTGGAATCGTCTCCGCCACATAAAGCATAATATCTTTACCTACAGCAGAAAAGAATAAAATAAGTTGTGCTAGGAAAACTGCCTTTTCTTAACCTTAAATACCTAAAATCAGACAATTTCCTCACTGCCCTTCAATTCTTCCTTTGGATTAGTCTCTGGTCTCAATTCTTCtgctttaatcatttatttttcaataaagcaCCCTGTATTTAAACAACACCATCAGACAAGGCTTTTGAGCCATTTTAAGATCAATGTAACACAGGTCATacgtttttaacagttatttgaCTTTGCCACAATTAAAGTTATACAGAAAACTCCAAGAATGggaactttactttttttttgttggactttatttttattaatgaccAATAATGTATGTTGAACTTTAGGTCACAGAACCACACATATATCCATgggatatattttatattaaagtgACTATATTAAAACAGCTATAAAACTGGGcaggtttgaaagaaatacatgtatttcactttaaaacacctggtcctgcagacaaaatttaaaaatgtactttaatatatatttattatgacCCTCAAACTGTTACTCACGTGATTTAAACTGTTCCAGATACAAACTCCCATCCTCCTTCTTGAGCTGCACCCGTATTCTTCCTCGGAACTGCACATCGCGGTTCCATTCTCTTGGGTAAAGTTTATTCTGCAAGAAATACAAAGTGTGTGAATACTGTATCatgtgcaaaatacattttaaaactctcCAACAGTCTTGAgtaaaacaaactacagtaccTCAACAACAACATTTGCTCCTGCTGCTGTTAAAACTCCCATCCTCCTTCTTGAGCTGCACCCGTATTCTTCCTCGGAACTGCACATCGCGGTTCCATTCTCTTGGGTAAAGTTTATTCTGCAAGAAATACAAAGTGTGTGAATACTGTATCatgtgcaaaatacattttaaaactctcCAACAGTCTTGAgtaaaacaaactacagtaccTCAACAACAACATTTGCTCCTGCTGCTGTTAAAACATCTCTTATTTCAACATATGTTGGATTCTCTAcagcctgaaaaagaaaaaaagtaaatgcatggGCCCAAACAAATtattagctttatttatttatttattatttcttcctGCCTTGTCAACTGGTATTCTCCTGCCTTCTGCTATGGTCTTCTTACTGTTTATGAATGCCGGGTATATGCAAATAAACCTGAAAAACAATAACGAGTCAGGTTATATAACACATGTTACTAGATGTATCTTAGATGTTTTGACAAAAACACCAATCTCTAcgtttttaaatcaagtttctTGAATTTCTAACTGTTAAAAGAAACTATACAAACAGTAAAGCTTGTATAGTAAACCAAGCATCTCCAATCTGACACAGGAAAACAAACCTTATACACCTCGTTATATGACAACATTCAACCGACGTTCAGCAAAACTGGTTTACAAATTGATTTATAATGTTTATACACTGCATGGCTCAGTCATTCGTATGGTTTAGCTAGATACACCGCGTTTAGGTAGTATACGCAAATCCATCCATTTGGTATGTTGCGTTTTATAAGTATCATCTCTTCGATCCGTAGGCGCGTccgtaaaataaattatatatatattatatatatatatataatatatcgccCTATTTAACTTACCTTTCTTTATCTGCAGGACTTTTATTTAAATGAGCCATTTTCACAGGCAGATTCCACAGCACTGTGCGCGTGTTATCCACAAATACACTCACAGAAGAGCTGAAAATACTGCTGATTGGCTCTTCTCTCATTGGTCAGGATCGCGTACCGGAAATCATATCAAGCCTTATCCCTCGCAACAATCCTGAATCTGAACGATTTTACTGGAGGAAACAGTTGTCAGTCAATTCTTTGTTCACGTCGATCAACTTTCAGGGTAACATTAAATATGTCCCTTGAAAACACGTTTTGTATACTATTGTTCCATAGCCATATCAATTAAAACATAGACAATAAAAAACGAAATTAAAATCAAAACGCAGCATGTTGTGATTGTATTAATGAAATCGGTTCCCTGTTTTTATTTTGGGGTCTGTGTTGTCACGGATATATAAATCATTGACAAAAAGTTACACACATCCCTGCAGCTGGGGCCTGTGTTGTCACGGATATATAAATCATTGACAAAAAGTTACACACATCCCTGCAGCTGGGGCCTGTGTTGTCACGGATATATAAATCATTGACAAAAAGTTACACACATCCCTGCAGCTGAAATCAGTTGGCGCAATGAGTAGTCCACGCGGTGCTGCTGCTGTGGCTTGCGGGAGTTTTTAAACTAACTAGAAAAAAACGACAGTTTTACTGAAGTAAGATAGCGTACTGTCCTAATAACTACAATATCTAATAACTATACAAAGCTCATGTCAGCTTTGCCGATGACACACTTGCACTTTGACAGAATCGCGCACCCAgtcattatttttactttttgcatGCATATTTGCCAACATCgaacgcatcatacacatgggaggagtcaggCGCAGAAAAACACTTCTTAATCCCATcccgcaaatgtaacacaaattgaataaattACTtgggtatttcaggggttaaatcgttttgggccacttatttcaaagctgattctcacacagggAGAATCACTCTACCTCATCCATGTGTACTTATCACAGCCTAAAATGGATTTTgacagaaaaacagcaaaaattaTACAATAATCCCGGACGTCATCATTTGCAAAGACTATAGAGTTTCCGAGCACATCCAGTCTGCATTAACTAGCTGTGAACTcaaatgctaatttgaatttttttctccagtcgtCACATTGACGACTGGAGGTGACGATGGCctattaggcatttaaataggactactacgaataataataataataataataataataataataataataataataataataataatcatcatcatcatcatcatcatcatcacaaatGTCTTCTCAGTTCATGACAATTAgtaatgttttataattaaattgcAAGTCATATTTTCATATGGTAATATAGATATGTTTGAGTATGTTTTGAGTTCACGCCTAGTTACTGCAGACTGCACGAGCTCGGAAACTCTTACTGAGTTACAGTCTTTGCAAATGATGACGTCCTGCATTATTGTATGATTTTTGCTGCTTTTGAATCAAAATCAATTTTGAGCCAGGATAAATACACATGGGTGAGGTAGAGGCATTCCccctgtgtgagaatcagctttgagATAAGTGGCCCAAAATGATTTAACCTCTGAAATACCCAAGtaacttatttaatttgtattacatttgcGGGATGGGATTAAGAAGCTGGAATCCGAATAGGAAGCTagaatgtgaataagaagctggtgaataagaagccaactttagCATCATACTTTGGACTCCATTTATCAACAAGTAAGAGCAggattcctatgcatttttaCTGGTTACACTTTGCAGTGCTGCTGCTCGTGGGGTACGACTTGTTCactaaaatctttagtgtttttgcaaagagaaGACGATAACCCATCATAAGACACcaaaatatttagtgagcaaggtgtTTAAGGTGGGTACATGGGACATCCAAAGACGTGCCCCTATGTATACTGCATTGGTTATAAAGGGCTAcattttggggtgctgctgctcgTGGGGTAAGGCTTGCTCACTAAACtatttagtgtttttgcaaagatgGGGTGAAaacctatctagggatacctcgatatttgtgagcaaggcgtctaaggAGGGGGGTAAATTGGGCATCAAAAAAGTGCCCTCATGCATTCTGTATGGGTTATAATGAGATACATTTTTGGAGTGCTGCTGCTCCTGGGGTAAGGCTTGCTCATTCAAATCTTTAGTATTTTTGCAAAGTAGAGACAATACCCTACACCAGAATAGTTAGTGAGCATGGCATCTAAGGGGGTAAATGGGTCATTAAATGACGTATCGCGTTCTGTATTGATTATAAAGTGCAGACGATAACCTATGTAGGGATACCTTaatatttagtgagcaaatcATCTAAGGGGGTAAATGGGGCAAAATTCACGGGTAATATGTGTGGTATCATTATGCTGCTGATAAAGACTTTTtgattaatattttcatttttcttgaaaGAGGGAGTGATTATCCATTAAATGGTAGCAATATAATTGAGCAAGATGTGTAAAGTGAGTTCAAACACACAAGAAAGGACACCgctttgtcaactacaccgcAGATAAGGAACcgggaataagtaaccaacttccaggtggtcACGAAGAGCACCAAGTGTgattttcactaactctactgtgcagaataatttttttttctatgggtaaatatcaggatTTTCTTCCTCTGCATTGggatgcgggacatttgctaggaaattgggactgtgccaaccatatagggactgttggcatgtatgtgtaTGTCATAAAATGTTTCAGATACAAGTGTACATGCTTATTAAAGTAATTTGAATAGTGGTGTGACCATTCTGACACaccaagtttgtatttatttattattaattaaagatTGCACCATTATTATTCTGTCCTAAATCTTGTTGTAGGTTATTGTAGACTACTATTGTAGATTTCTGAATATTAAATATACTATTTTCCTATCATAGGTCTAACATAATGGATTTTCCGTTTCAGACACAGTAAGGTAATATGGTAATACCTCAAAAATTACTCAGTACAGCAATGTTTTAGTTCCTGGGAACATAAACTGTATCTTGTTTATCAATATATCAGGCATTTTTGATACCACCTTCCCTTACCTTTTAATGATTTTTACAATTATTCtcagttctgttgctccaatattgaattTTAATTCAATTCATAGTTTCAGAATTCAGCAGTATAAttaccccatgtgtcttctggttttcattctaactaagctctcaattacttaactaaatcctttaattaaaataataatttgcttaattagactttttctttttacttgttttcagctctaaaaCAGTTGCAGGTTTCAAGTTACTGGTAGCTAtagcattttataagtaacttgaacactgcaactttttaggagctgagaacaattaaaaaggttgcAAATTATTAGTTGAAtcaagggtttagttaagtaattgagagcttggttggaatgaaaaccagaagactcaTGGGGtctccaagaccagggttgggaagccctggcCTAGCGAGTTCAACTTTTGGATTTATCTGTAGCATTTTAGTTCCCTCCCGAGTAAGATGCACTGGTTGGCTTTCACTGCAGTCTACAGGATGCCACCTGCAGCAGTGATCAGAACGCCAACACCttgttacagtggcttgcgaaagtattgaccccccttggcatttttcctattttgtttccttacaacctggaattaaaatggatttctggggggtttgtatcatttgatttacacaacatgcctaccactttgaagatgcaaaatattttttattgtgaaacaaaaaagaaataagacaaaaaaacagaaaacttgagcgtgcataagtattcacccccccaaagtcaatactttgtagagccaccttttgcagcaattacagctgcaagtctcttggggtatgtatctataagcttgacacatctagccactgggatttttgcccattcttcaaggtaaaactgctccagctccttcaagttggatggttccgctggtgtacagcaatctttaagtcataccacagattctcaattggattgaggtctgggctttgactaggccattccaagacatttaaatgtttccccttaaaccactcgagtgttgctttagcagtatgcttaggatcattgtcctgctggaaggtgaacctccatcccagtctcaaatctctggaagactgaaacaggttttcctcaagaatttccttgtatttagcgccatccatcattccttcaattctgactagtttcccagtccctgccgatgaaaaactttcccacagcatgatgctgccaccaccatgcttcactgtggggatggtgttctcgggctgatgagaggtgttgggtttgcgccagacatagcgttttccttgatggccaaaaagctcaattttagtctcatctgaccagagtaccttcttccatatgtttggggagtctcccacatgccttttggcgaacaccaaacatgtttgtttatttttttctttaagcaatgttttttttctagccactcttctgtaaagcccagctctgtggagcgtacggcttaaagtggtcctatggacagatactccaatctccgctatggagctttgcagctccttcagggttatctttggtctctttgttgcctttctgattaatgccctccttgcctggtctgtgagttttggtgggcggccctttcttgccaggtttgttgtggtaccatattctttccattttttaataatggctttaatggtgctccatgggatgttcaaagtttcggatatttttttataacccaaccctgatctgtactccacaactttgtccctgacctgtttggagagctccttggtcttcatggtgccgcttgcttggtggtgccccttgcttagtggtgttgcagactctggggcctttcagaacaggtgtatatatactgagatcatgtgacagatcatgtgacacttagattgcacacaggtggactttatttaataattatgtgacttctgaaggtaattggttgcaccagatcttatttagaggcttaatagcaaagggggtgaatacatatgcacgcaccacttttctgttatttattttttagaattttttttaaacaagttatttttttcatttcacttcaccaatttggactattttgtgtatgacCATTAcgtgaaatccaaataaaaatcaattttaattccaggttgtaaggcaacaaaataggaaaaatgccaagggagggtcaatactttcacaagccactgtacacCCCTTGTATTGGTGATGTTTGTGCCATGGTAGTAAACATCAACCAAGTTGCTTTTCTACTTGCAAAAAAGACAAATGTTGTTAATACCCCTTTAGCTAATGTTTGCCAAGTCTATTCCAATTTAAGACAGCTAGCTTCACAAACATGAGCCAATGTACCTAGATCTGCATAGGCTGGGCTACAATAGACAAGTGGCCCAATGGAACCTCCTGCTCACCCATGAAAAAATGTACAGCGCAGAAAGCATCGAGTCTGACATGTTTGACAGACTACAATTTTGGAGGACCATTCTGTTCTCAGATGAATTCCACTTCCAACAATCGAAATAGGCACAGACGGAGGGCTGGAGATGAATTGTGGAACAATTGCTTTAAGATGACATAAAATATGATGGCTACAGCGTCATGGTCTGGGGTGCGATTTGGTTCAGTAGAAAGACAGAGTAGGTGTTCATAAAGGGGCATCTTAATTTGGCACATCACACTGCTGTCTTTTAAAACCATCTTATACGAAGGAAGACCACATGCCATATGTCCAGAATCACCACTACCTGAGAGAGACAAGAGAGGCTGAATGCTTCTTCCCTGGACTTCTAGAGTCCTGACATAAACCCTATCGCACATGTCTGGAAACACCTCAATAAACAATGGGGGAAACTTGAGAATGAACTACAGAATAGCAAAATTTGAGCCACAGTGCAATGGAGAATCTCATGGATTTCATGCCTGCACTGGTTCAGGCCTGCATGATGCAAAAAGCCAAGCTATAAGAAACTGATGTGTTTGTTTCTGCTAATGTTGTGTTGCACTGTGGTATAATAAATGTCACCTCTATTTCAAGTCTGCTCATTTTAACATAGCAGGGCACgaatatatagtactttttataaaataacatttagtttGATCACAccaaattgatttgttttattggatacatttacaaaacaaatcaaataaattaaatgcaaggcaacatttatataaataacttGCACGTGTTTATTAGTCATTCaaagaaaaagttaaaaagaACCATCATTCATTATCATACGAAATAGCGAAACAGAGTGCTGTTCTCCTCCAGCGTCAAGGTAGCAGTATTTGGGTTGCAGGTTGCTTTCATTGAGATCAGCAggtaaatctgtttttaaacatacCTTAATAGAGCATCACTGCAatataaatacagtggcttgtATACTTCTGCAGTGTTTGGTTGCTAGCCCCATCAGAGTGTAGCAGAGCCAAAATTCCTTTGAAAAAGTTATACACCtcccagggttagaaactaacaaaacGGGGGTAACTAGTCCTTATGTAAAGTTCCTGAGTCGGAATCAACAACAGCTGTCGGAGTTCTTAAAATACTAGGCttcaattttattttcctaaaaaattaacaaacagatacaataaaCACTAATGCTCACTCCCAGATACTTTGATTGGGTCTCTGCATCTGCCTTCACCACATTCCAAACCCCAATAAAGTCTGTGCAGACAACACCGTTGACAGCATACTTCACATACCAAAATCACTGCCTCAGTAATGCAACTATTTGTAGAACCATCCAAAATAACCAACAAATATTTAGCAGTTGCCACTCTGATTAACTGGGCTGAACGCTGGGTCCTCACAACAGTGTGTTTAGATTTTCTCCACATTTAATCCATTAGTCTCCTCCAGGTCACATGTCCATTCAAAATCAGAACACATTCGTGCATGCTTTGCAAGGGTG
Coding sequences within it:
- the srp19 gene encoding signal recognition particle 19 kDa protein, which codes for MREEPISSIFSSSVSVFVDNTRTVLWNLPVKMAHLNKSPADKERFICIYPAFINSKKTIAEGRRIPVDKAVENPTYVEIRDVLTAAGANVVVENKLYPREWNRDVQFRGRIRVQLKKEDGSLYLEQFKSRKDIMLYVAETIPKLKTRTQKTGGGDQNAQQGEGGKKGKKKKK